One part of the Candidatus Dependentiae bacterium genome encodes these proteins:
- the raiA gene encoding ribosome-associated translation inhibitor RaiA, producing the protein MNKKKYTKAELCIAHNNQTKNSLSLKKMLGGTMKVTFTFQGLDHTKAIEDHIEKKLQKLDEYISSEVSPRNVLVHVKKDAQTKIELNLRTKNYHLDSHATNYDLYLAADDAVAKIITLVKKQKEKNLTARHTGVDKRSYDQFFTEPEDEAV; encoded by the coding sequence TTGAATAAGAAAAAATATACTAAAGCTGAATTGTGCATCGCGCACAACAATCAAACAAAAAACAGTTTGTCTCTCAAAAAAATGCTAGGGGGAACTATGAAAGTCACATTCACCTTTCAAGGTCTTGACCACACAAAAGCAATCGAAGATCATATCGAAAAGAAATTACAGAAACTAGATGAATACATTTCATCTGAAGTTTCGCCACGAAACGTTTTGGTCCATGTAAAAAAAGATGCTCAAACAAAAATTGAACTCAATTTACGAACAAAAAACTATCATCTTGATTCGCATGCAACCAACTACGATTTGTACCTTGCGGCAGACGATGCGGTTGCAAAAATAATTACACTCGTCAAAAAACAAAAAGAAAAAAATCTAACAGCGCGACACACAGGTGTCGACAAACGCTCATATGATCAGTTTTTCACGGAGCCAGAAGACGAAGCAGTATAA